A window from Zingiber officinale cultivar Zhangliang chromosome 7A, Zo_v1.1, whole genome shotgun sequence encodes these proteins:
- the LOC121999298 gene encoding uncharacterized protein LOC121999298 has translation MTTSSTASALILAIILLLVAPLSPGNCASTGEGNTLFFSFGGSGKNRSFATEFALYGDAEMNSLEVRVTRAANESSGLMIYWKPVRFFGTKPGFSSSFSFSVSPGNGGGLAFFFISVKFMTTASLVEVDVGGELLTKSSNLSDDGLLLILSRGEKLHSWIDYDGESKRIEVRLCQDKDPKEASPSISHSIDLSYMLWREASWVIYGDTDSVMVQFGVPSVEEAMELGREASEYITGTFIKLDILADIVN, from the exons ATGACGACGTCCTCGACCGCTTCCGCTCTCATTCTCGCCATCATCCTTCTGCTTGTCGCCCCCTTGTCACCTGGGAACTGCGCATCGACTGGAGAAGGTAACActctcttcttctctttcggTGGGTCGGGGAAAAATCGGAGCTTCGCCACGGAGTTTGCCCTCTATGGCGATGCTGAGATGAATAGCTTGGAGGTGAGGGTGACGCGTGCGGCAAACGAGAGCTCCGGGCTTATGATTTACTGGAAACCAGTCAGATTCTTTGGCACCAAGCCCgggttctcttcttccttctcgttCTCTGTTTCGCCCGGCAATGGCGGAGGCCTAGCTTTCTTTTTTATCTCCG TGAAGTTCATGACGACAGCAAGCCTCGTCGAAGTCGATGTTGGCGGAGAACTTTTGACAAAAAGCAGTAATCTTTCCGACGATGGTTTGCTTCTCATCCTCAGCAGAGGAGAAAAATTGCATTCTTGGATTGATTACGATGGAGAATCGAAGAGAATAGAGGTCAGGCTTTGCCAGGACAAGGATCCGAAGGAAGCATCCCCTTCAATCTCTCACTCTATCGATTTGTCTTACATGTTGTGGAGGGAGGCGTCCTGG GTTATTTATGGGGACACTGACTCTGTTATGGTACAATTCGGTGTGCCTTCTGTAGAGGAAGCAATGGAGTTAGGAAGAgaagcatcagaatatattacagGAACTTTCATAAAG CTAGATATCCTAGCTGACATTGTAAACTAA